One genomic segment of Lytechinus pictus isolate F3 Inbred chromosome 18, Lp3.0, whole genome shotgun sequence includes these proteins:
- the LOC129281255 gene encoding uncharacterized protein LOC129281255 isoform X1 yields the protein MVIESGLIPNTLRCLLIHSLVYPFFHLFIHLFINFQNMADTKPFRVILWCVPRSASTVLTKCFSFIENTQIWFEPYTIAFFQDFQYIQRTGSNLPRSADDFDSGEFMRQKRYHAQGTSLQHIFDLPTVDETLIVRDSVKRQLDTIPDDKSVFVKDMAYGITNFLDLLPSKTSGYRHTFLIRNPKKVLPAWRRLIIAQLTSDDKSTNSGQIFDETAFDMTSDVPYMMQGYSYKCQYDLWRHIKENYDPNPIVVDADDILSDPLSLLSKFTDATNMPFRGAKSLSWDASADAISKWRCFIPLANARPGDFIYRTHSKAIFSSCFERRENQKQSETYLEASSDVMKCVDETMPYYKEMARYKIS from the exons atggTGATAGAATCCGGGTTGATACCAAATACGTTGCGCTGTTTGTTAATTCACTCACTCGTGtatccattctttcatttattcattcatttgttcattaattttcagaatatggctGATACAAAACCCTTCCGTGTTATCTTGTGGTGTGTGCCTCGATCTGCCTCAACTGTTCTCACCAAATGCTTTAGTTTCATCGAAAATACCCAG ATATGGTTTGAGCCATATACTATTGCCTTCTTTCAAGACTTTCAATATATACAGAGAACTGGGAGTAATCTCCCTCGTTCTGCCGATGACTTCGACTCTGGAGAATTCATGAGGCAGAAACGGTATCACGCTCAAGGGACTTCTCTTCAACAcatatttgatttgccaacTGTAGACGAAACTCTCATTGT GCGTGACAGCGTGAAGAGACAACTGGACACCATACCCGATGATAAATCAGTCTTCGTCAAAGACATGGCGTACGGTATCACAAACTTCCTTGACCTTCTACCTTCAAAGACATCCGGGTATCGACACACCTTCCTCATCCGGAATCCGAAGAAGGTACTCCCGGCTTGGCGCCGACTCATCATCGCCCAGCTCACCAGCGACGATAAATCGACAAATTCGGGACAAATCTTCGACGAAACCGCGTTCGACATGACGTCCGACGTCCCGTACATGATGCAAGGGTATTCCTACAAGTGCCAGTACGATTTATGGAGACACATCAAGGAAAATTACGACCCAAATCCCATCGTCGTGGACGCAGACGACATTTTATCCGATCCGTTATCGTTACTATCGAAGTTTACTGACGCAACGAATATGCCATTCAGAGGCGCGAAATCACTGAGCTGGGATGCGAGCGCTGATGCGATCTCGAAGTGGAGATGCTTTATTCCTTTAGCAAATGCCAGACCGGGTGATTTTATTTATCGAACGCACTCAAAAGCCATCTTTAGCTCATGttttgaaagaagggaaaaccAGAAGCAGTCTGAGACTTATCTCGAAGCTTCTTCGGATGTGATGAAGTGTGTTGACGAGACGATGCCATATTACAAGGAAATGGCGAGATATAAAATCAGTTGA
- the LOC129281255 gene encoding uncharacterized protein LOC129281255 isoform X2 gives MADTKPFRVILWCVPRSASTVLTKCFSFIENTQIWFEPYTIAFFQDFQYIQRTGSNLPRSADDFDSGEFMRQKRYHAQGTSLQHIFDLPTVDETLIVRDSVKRQLDTIPDDKSVFVKDMAYGITNFLDLLPSKTSGYRHTFLIRNPKKVLPAWRRLIIAQLTSDDKSTNSGQIFDETAFDMTSDVPYMMQGYSYKCQYDLWRHIKENYDPNPIVVDADDILSDPLSLLSKFTDATNMPFRGAKSLSWDASADAISKWRCFIPLANARPGDFIYRTHSKAIFSSCFERRENQKQSETYLEASSDVMKCVDETMPYYKEMARYKIS, from the exons atggctGATACAAAACCCTTCCGTGTTATCTTGTGGTGTGTGCCTCGATCTGCCTCAACTGTTCTCACCAAATGCTTTAGTTTCATCGAAAATACCCAG ATATGGTTTGAGCCATATACTATTGCCTTCTTTCAAGACTTTCAATATATACAGAGAACTGGGAGTAATCTCCCTCGTTCTGCCGATGACTTCGACTCTGGAGAATTCATGAGGCAGAAACGGTATCACGCTCAAGGGACTTCTCTTCAACAcatatttgatttgccaacTGTAGACGAAACTCTCATTGT GCGTGACAGCGTGAAGAGACAACTGGACACCATACCCGATGATAAATCAGTCTTCGTCAAAGACATGGCGTACGGTATCACAAACTTCCTTGACCTTCTACCTTCAAAGACATCCGGGTATCGACACACCTTCCTCATCCGGAATCCGAAGAAGGTACTCCCGGCTTGGCGCCGACTCATCATCGCCCAGCTCACCAGCGACGATAAATCGACAAATTCGGGACAAATCTTCGACGAAACCGCGTTCGACATGACGTCCGACGTCCCGTACATGATGCAAGGGTATTCCTACAAGTGCCAGTACGATTTATGGAGACACATCAAGGAAAATTACGACCCAAATCCCATCGTCGTGGACGCAGACGACATTTTATCCGATCCGTTATCGTTACTATCGAAGTTTACTGACGCAACGAATATGCCATTCAGAGGCGCGAAATCACTGAGCTGGGATGCGAGCGCTGATGCGATCTCGAAGTGGAGATGCTTTATTCCTTTAGCAAATGCCAGACCGGGTGATTTTATTTATCGAACGCACTCAAAAGCCATCTTTAGCTCATGttttgaaagaagggaaaaccAGAAGCAGTCTGAGACTTATCTCGAAGCTTCTTCGGATGTGATGAAGTGTGTTGACGAGACGATGCCATATTACAAGGAAATGGCGAGATATAAAATCAGTTGA